GTGACCTACCCGGCCGCGGGGGGCGATCCGCTCTCGAATCTCGCCGTGCTCGCGGCGCTCACCGTCGTCTTCTTCGCCGCCGGCGCGGTCGCGCTCCCCCGGACGGACTGATCCCCCACTCCGCGCTCGCCGCTACGTTCATGCCCGTCGCAAGTATTGCCTGAACATGGACGAGACCACCCCACTGGAGAACATGCTGGCCCAGATGGAGCGGGCCCAGGAGTACGCGCGGGTCGATCCGGGCATCTTCGAGCGGCTGAAGTACCCCGAGCGGACGCTGAAGGTGACGCTCCCGGTGCGGATGGACGACGGGAGCGTCGAGGTGTTCACGGGCTACCGCTGTCAGTTCGACAGCGCCCGCGGCCCCTACAAGGGCGGCATCCGCTATCACCCGAGCGTGACGATGGAGGAGGTGACGGCGCTCGCGGGGTGGATGACGTGGAAGACGGCGCTCGTGGACCTCCCATACGGCGGGGCGAAGGGCGGCGTCATCTGCGAGGTCAAGGAGATGAGCACGGACGAACTGCGCCGCATGACCCGCCGCTACACGGAGGGCATCCGGCGGATGATCGGCCCGCACGTGGACGTGCCCGCGCCGGACATGAACACCAACCCGCAGGTGATGGCGTGGATCATGGACACCTACTCGATGTACGAGGGCTACAGCATCCCGCAGGTGGTCACGGGCAAGCCCCTCTCGCTCGGCGGGACGCCGGGTCGCGTCGAGGCGACCGGCCGCGGCGTCGCCATGATCACCCGGAAGGTCTTCGACTACCTCGATAAGGACCTCCACGAGGCGACCATCGCGATCCAGGGGTTCGGGAACGTCGGGAGCTGGGCCGCGCGCCTGCTCGCCGAGATGGGGGCGAACGTCGTCGCCGTCAGCGACGTCACCGGCGCTCGCTACGACCCCGACGGACTCGACCTGCGCTCGCTGCTCGCGTTCTCCGAGGGCGGCGGGACGATGGAGGGCTACCCGGACGCGGAGTTCATCTCGAACGAGGCGCTGCTCGAACTCGACGTTGACGTGCTCATCCCCGCCGCGGTCGCCGACGTCATCACGACGGACAACGTGGACGACGTGCGGGCGTCGGTGATCGTCGAGGCGGCCAACGGCCCGACGACGACGGCGGCCGACGACGCGCTCGTGGAGCGCGACGTCCCCGTCGTGCCGGACATCCTCGCCAACGCGGGCGGCGTCATCGTCTCGTACCTCGAGTGGGTGCAGAACACCCAGGAGTACTCGTGGACGCTCTCGCAGGTGAACGCCGACCTCGAGCGCCGCCTCACGGGGTCGTTCGACGAGGTCGTCGACGCCTACCACCGCCACGAGACGCCCGACCTCCGGACCGCGGCCTACACGATCGCCCTCCGGCGGGTCGCCACGGCGCACGAACTGCGCGGGCTCTTCCCCTGAGGGGACGAGAGGCGAGGAGGGTCGGAAAGCGAGCGGTCAGCGGATCGGAACGTCGGTGCCGCGTCCCCGCCGCCGCGGGCCGTATCCGGGCCCGCCCCGCCTCGGCCCCCGCTCGGCCGCCGGACGCTCGCCGAGCGTCACCTCGGCCCGGCGCTCGCGGCCGTCCCGCACGAGGTCGACGGTCACGCGCTCGCCCGGGCGGGTCTCGAGCAGGAGGTGACGCATCAGCTCCTCGTGGCTGTCGACCGGGGTGCCGTCGACGTGCGTGATGACGTCGCCGCCGACGGGGACCTCCCGTCCGCGGACGCGCCTGGTGCCGGTACAGCCGCGCAGCGCGCCGCTCGCCGGGCCGACGCTCACGTCCACGACGAGGACGCCGCGTACCTCCGGAAGTCCGTTGGCCTCAGCGACGGTCGGGGAGACGTCGAGCGTGCGCACCTTCAGGTAGGAGTGGCGGTACGCGCCGTCCTCGACGAGCGCCGGGACGACCTGCGCGGCGACCTCGGCGCTGACGGCGAAGCCGATGTTGTCGCCGCCGCGGGCGCGGTTGACGCCCACGACCGCGCCGTCGGTCGTGACGAGCGGGCCGCCGCTGTTGCCCGGGTTGATGGGCGCGTCGGTCTGGACGGTGTCGGGGATGGCGAAGCCCTGCTGGGTGGGCATCGAACGGCTCGCGCCGCTGACGACGCCCGTCGTCAGCGAGCCGTCGAGGCCCATCGGGTTACCGAGCGCCGCGACGGGCGTCCCCGGCACCGGGTTCGACCCGGCGAGCGGGAGCGGGACGGCGTATTCGGGGTGATCGCCCACGCGGACCACCGCGAGGTCGGTGTAGGCGTCCACGCCGACGACCTCGCCGACGCGCCAGTCGCCCTCGCTGAAGCGCACGTCCACGGAGCGGTTTTCCCCGACGACGTGCGCGTTGGTCACGACGTAGCCCTCGCCGTCCATCACGTCGAAGACGAAGCCGGAGCCGGCTCCGCCGGGGGTCCGTCCGTCGCCCGCGAGGTAGATGGAGACCACCGAGGGGATGGTCGAGCGATACAACTCCTCGTAGCTGTGAAAGTCGGTCATACGGTGGTGCCGGCGCGTCCCGCGCCGGACTTACCTCGAGTTAGGTCGCGGGCACTGATAACCTGTGCGCTGTCGTGTCACGGGCGCACACGTCCGTGGCGGACGTGCGGTCGGTCAGGAGCGGGTACGCCGGTCGCGGAGCGCGGCGAGCCAGGAGCGCGCCGGGACCGCGAGCAGGAGGAGGGCCTCGCCGCGCACCTCCCACGAGTAGACGTGGTTGAGCAGGACGTACGTCACCACGCCGAGAAAGAGGCTGAGCGACCAGGCGACGACGGCGACGCGTCCCACCCTCGCGTGGGCGGTCTCCGCGAGTTCCGCGGGCGTGTGGGTCAGTCCGAGGACGACCGCGTAGAGCACGACCGGCACCGCCACCACCGAGAGGAGGATGTGGATCGCGAGCATCGCGAGGTAGACCAGTTCGACGGTGCCCGCGTACTCCGCGAGGAACTGCCCCTCCCGGATCGCGATGCTCTTCTCGAACCCGCCGCCCACCTTCCAGAGGTAGAGCACGAGGAAGACGCAGATGAGGCCGAACGCGGTGAGCATGGCGGCGCGGTGCCTGCGAACCTCCCCACGGCGGATGAGGTACCAGCCGACGAGCAGCGAGGTGAGCGCGAGCGTGTTCACGACCGCGATGAGGTCGGAGAACAGGACGACGGTCGCCTCGGAGAGCGGGGGGAACAGCGGGATGAGTCCCGCGAACGCACCGATGACGAGTGCGTAGCCGACGACCGAGAGCGCCGCCGTGACGGCCTTTGGGTGCGCCTTCACGACGCCCTCGGAGGAGGCTGTAGCCATGCGGGACCCTTCGGACGCGAGGTGTATGGCCGCTTCGCTTTCCTCGTTCTCCCCGAGCGGCCCGCACGCGGCCGATTCGACCCGCTACCGTTAGAGTCAAACCCGACTCTCACGATTGTTCGGCACATGAGTACCGATCAGGATCAGCGTACCATCCGGTGTCTGGTGGCGAAGGTGGGGCTGGACGGCCACGACCGCGGGGCGCACGTCATCGCCCGGGCGTTCCGTGACGCCGGCTTCGAGGTCATCTACTCGGGGTTACATCGATCGCCGGACGAGGTAGTGCAGGCGGCGGTCCAGGAGGACGTCGACGTGCTCGGCATCTCCATCCTCTCGGGGGCGCACAACACGCTCGTCCCGAAGATCCTGGAGGGCTTAGAGGAGTACGACGCGCTCTCGGACACGCTCGTGGTCGTCGGCGGAATCGTCCCCGAGGACGACCGCCCCGCGCTCTACGAGGCGGGCGTCGCCGAGATCTTCGGCCCCGGCGCGTCGATGGAGGAGACCATCGACTTCGTCCGCGAGAACGCCCCTCAGCGCGAATGAACGACGCGAACCGCCGGCTCCTCGACGACCTGCTCGCGGGCGAGCACCGCGCGCTCGCCCGGGTCATCTCCAAGATCGAGGATCGGTCGACGGGCTATCGCGACCTCGTGAGCGCGCTCCACGAGCACACCGGCGACGCGGACGTGATCGGGATCACCGGCAGCCCCGGTGCCGGCAAGTCCACGCTCGTGGACAAACTCGCCAAACACTACCGGGAGGAGGGACTCACCGTGGGCGTCATCGCGATCGACCCCTCCTCGCCGTTCACCGGCGGGTCGGTGCTGGGCGATCGCATCCGCATGGCCTCGACCAACGGCGACATGGACGTGTTCTTCCGCTCGATGAGCGCCCGCGGCAGCCTCGGCGGCCTCTCGACGGCCACCGCCGACGCCGTGAAGGCCCTCGACGCGTTCGGCAAGGACAAGGTCGTCATCGAGACCGTCGGCGCGGGCCAGAACGAGATCGACGTCGTGAAGGCCGCCGACACGGTCGCCGTCCTCGTCCCGCCCGGCAGCGGCGACGACGTCCAGATGCTCAAGGCGGGCATCCTCGAGATCGGCGACGTCTTCGTCGTCAACAAGGCCGACATGCCGGGGGCGGACCGGACCGTCCAGGAACTGCGCGAGATGATCCACACCCGCCAGGACTTCACGCGAACTGGACACCACGGCGCGGGCGCGATGGAGGCGGTCGCCGAACCGGCGATCGCCGCCGACGAGGATGGGTGGGAGCCCCGCCTCGTCGAGACGGTCGCCAAGACCGGCGAGGGCGTGACCGACCTCGTGGCGGCGCTCGCCGACCACGCCGCCTACCTCGACGAGTCGGGCGCGCGCGAGGAGCGCGAGCGCCAGCGCTACGCCGAGGAGATACGCACCCTCCTGCGCGAGGACGTGAACCGG
The Halomarina pelagica DNA segment above includes these coding regions:
- a CDS encoding Glu/Leu/Phe/Val family dehydrogenase, with product MDETTPLENMLAQMERAQEYARVDPGIFERLKYPERTLKVTLPVRMDDGSVEVFTGYRCQFDSARGPYKGGIRYHPSVTMEEVTALAGWMTWKTALVDLPYGGAKGGVICEVKEMSTDELRRMTRRYTEGIRRMIGPHVDVPAPDMNTNPQVMAWIMDTYSMYEGYSIPQVVTGKPLSLGGTPGRVEATGRGVAMITRKVFDYLDKDLHEATIAIQGFGNVGSWAARLLAEMGANVVAVSDVTGARYDPDGLDLRSLLAFSEGGGTMEGYPDAEFISNEALLELDVDVLIPAAVADVITTDNVDDVRASVIVEAANGPTTTAADDALVERDVPVVPDILANAGGVIVSYLEWVQNTQEYSWTLSQVNADLERRLTGSFDEVVDAYHRHETPDLRTAAYTIALRRVATAHELRGLFP
- a CDS encoding S1C family serine protease, with protein sequence MTDFHSYEELYRSTIPSVVSIYLAGDGRTPGGAGSGFVFDVMDGEGYVVTNAHVVGENRSVDVRFSEGDWRVGEVVGVDAYTDLAVVRVGDHPEYAVPLPLAGSNPVPGTPVAALGNPMGLDGSLTTGVVSGASRSMPTQQGFAIPDTVQTDAPINPGNSGGPLVTTDGAVVGVNRARGGDNIGFAVSAEVAAQVVPALVEDGAYRHSYLKVRTLDVSPTVAEANGLPEVRGVLVVDVSVGPASGALRGCTGTRRVRGREVPVGGDVITHVDGTPVDSHEELMRHLLLETRPGERVTVDLVRDGRERRAEVTLGERPAAERGPRRGGPGYGPRRRGRGTDVPIR
- a CDS encoding DUF420 domain-containing protein, translated to MATASSEGVVKAHPKAVTAALSVVGYALVIGAFAGLIPLFPPLSEATVVLFSDLIAVVNTLALTSLLVGWYLIRRGEVRRHRAAMLTAFGLICVFLVLYLWKVGGGFEKSIAIREGQFLAEYAGTVELVYLAMLAIHILLSVVAVPVVLYAVVLGLTHTPAELAETAHARVGRVAVVAWSLSLFLGVVTYVLLNHVYSWEVRGEALLLLAVPARSWLAALRDRRTRS
- a CDS encoding cobalamin B12-binding domain-containing protein, whose protein sequence is MSTDQDQRTIRCLVAKVGLDGHDRGAHVIARAFRDAGFEVIYSGLHRSPDEVVQAAVQEDVDVLGISILSGAHNTLVPKILEGLEEYDALSDTLVVVGGIVPEDDRPALYEAGVAEIFGPGASMEETIDFVRENAPQRE
- the meaB gene encoding methylmalonyl Co-A mutase-associated GTPase MeaB — protein: MNDANRRLLDDLLAGEHRALARVISKIEDRSTGYRDLVSALHEHTGDADVIGITGSPGAGKSTLVDKLAKHYREEGLTVGVIAIDPSSPFTGGSVLGDRIRMASTNGDMDVFFRSMSARGSLGGLSTATADAVKALDAFGKDKVVIETVGAGQNEIDVVKAADTVAVLVPPGSGDDVQMLKAGILEIGDVFVVNKADMPGADRTVQELREMIHTRQDFTRTGHHGAGAMEAVAEPAIAADEDGWEPRLVETVAKTGEGVTDLVAALADHAAYLDESGAREERERQRYAEEIRTLLREDVNRLLADEIDRQGGLDALVEAVVERERDPYTVADDLIEPLAECLERDSY